GGCCCCACCGCCCGCACCCTTCCCCCGTCCAGCCAGGCCACCGTGTCCGCGCGGGCGGCCGTCGTGGCGCGGTGGGCGACGAGCAGGCGGGTGGCGCCGGTGGGGGAGGAGAGGAGCGCGTCGGTGACCCGGCGCTCGGTGACGGTGTCGAGGCTGGAGAGGGCGTCGTCGAGGACGAGGAGACGGCAGTCGCGGGCGAACGCGCGGGCGAGGCCGAGGCGTTGGGCCTCGCCGCCCGACAGGGGGGCGTCGGCGCAGGGGGTGGCGTAGCCGTCGGGGAGGCGCCGGACGAAGGCGTCGGCGTGCGCGGCGCGGGCGGCCTCCCGGACCCGGGCCGGGGAGGGGCGGGGGACCCCGAAGGCGATGGTGTCCTCGACGGAGCCGCCCAGCAGGGCCGGGCGTTCGAAGGCGTGCACGATCGCCCGGCGCAGCTCCCGCCGGTCCAGCTCGGGCAACGGCACCCCGTCGAGCCGTACCTCTCCCTCGTCCGGATCCACGAGCCGCCCGGCGACCGCGGCGAGCAGTGACTTCCCCGCCCCCGAACGCCCCACGACGGCCACCGTGGCACCACCCGGGACGACAAGGTCGACACCGTCCAGCACGGCACGCCCACCCCGGCGGACGGTCACGGACCGCAGTTCGAGCCGTCCTTGCCGGGAGACCGGACGGGACGGGGCGCGCGGCTCCGGCGGTTCCGGTCCGGCGGACGGCAGCAGACGTCCGCCGTGGGGCATCGGGGGCTCGGCCAGCACATCGCCCAGCCGGGCGGCGCCCGCACGCGCGCGGATCAGGGCCGAGACATGGCCGACCAGGACGCCGACGCCCGCGGCGAGCACGGCGTAGCGGGACGCGGCGAGGAGGTCGCCGGGGGACAGGCGCGCCCGGGTGAGCAGGACGCCGGCGGTGGCCACGACGGCGAGCTGCGCCAGCGGTGCCACGGTGGCGGCCCGTGCGGCGGCCCGGCCCTGGACATGCCACATGCGGTGCCCCTCGCGGGAGAGCTCGGGCAGGGGCCCGAGGACACGCGTGACGGTCCGGTCGGCGGTCCCGGCGGCGGCGATCGTCCGGTGCCCGGCGACGGCCTCGGCCAGCCCGCCCGCGATCCGGCCCTGGGCCCGCTGATAGCGCGTGACGCACACGGAGGAGTCCTGGGCCAGCGCGCGCAGGACGAGGGCGAGCAGCGGGGCCCCGATCAGGAACGCCGCCATGAGCCGGGGATCGATCAGCCCCAGCGCCACCACCGCGCCCAGCGGCCCGACGAGCGCGGCGAGGAGCGCGGCGGCCGTGGCGGGCGCCGTCCCCGCCTGGGCCGCGTTCCCGACGAGCCGGGCCACCAGGTCCCCGGGGCCGAACCGGCCCACGGCCCGCGGCCCCACGGCCAGCACGTGCCCCACCAGACGATGGCGCAGCCAGGCGGTGGCCCGGGCGTCCGTGGTCCCGCCGAGTACGGTCTCGACCGCGTCCAGCACGGCCGCCACGAGGATCAGCGCCGTGCACCACAGCACCCAGCGCGAGCCGTCCGGGTCGCCGGCCAGCAGCAGATCGAGGGCCCGGCCGAGCGCGACCGGCAGCGACAGGTCCGCCGCCGTCGCGGCCACGGACACCAGCGCCAGGGCCGTACAACGAAGGCCGGAGTACCGGACGGCCGAGCGCAGCAGAGGGGTCGTCATACCCGTCCTGACGTGGGATGACCGGGTGGATGGGAGGGTGGGCCGCCCGCAACCGGGACGGGCGGGCCCCGGACGGCCCCTCCCCGCGGTGGGGAGGGAACCGTCCGGAGCCGCCCTTCGGCCCGATCAGAGGCAGAGCGTGATGCTGGCCGCGCTCACACAGGACAGCACGCTCAGGGAGCTGGGGCCGCCGGTGCCGGTCGTCTCGTCCGCTTCCATCGTCTGCAGGTCGAGAAGTGCCATGTCGCTTCCTTTCGTCGGTGGCCCGCTCAGGGGCCGTTGGGGACGGGGGTGTTGCGTCACGACTCCACCCGGTGGGGGAACCGCGTCATAGGGGCCGCCGTCGTGGCGGCGGCAGGAACGGCAGCTGCGCCGGGGCGCCGTCGTCGGCGGCGTGCGCCGCGCCGAGGGCCAGCAGACAGCCCGCCGTTCCGGTACCGAGGTCCATGGACAGCCGCATCAAATGGCTGCCGGGGAAGGCCAGTTGCCCCTGGTAGGGCATCGCGTGCCAGCCGAGCGCGGCGATCTGCCGCGTCAGCCGCTCGCGCGGGGCGCCGGTGCGCGCCAGGTGCAGGATCATCCCGGCCCGGCCCTCGAACAGGCCCGGCTGGGCGTAGAAGCGGTAGGCCGCGGCGGTCAGCACACCCGCCCGTACGTCCGCGTACCCGTGCGGGGCGGTGCCGGTGGCGTCGGCGGTGGCGGCCAGGAGGTCGTCCAGCACCATGCCGACGCCCACGCTCCCGTCCCCGAGGTACGGCATCGTCCGCCATCCCTCGTCCACGGCCAGCCCGCCGTTCCTCTGGTCGACCAGGCACTCCAGGTCCAGCCGCAGCGCCGCGTGCGCCGCGTCGAGCAGCGCGGGCTCGCCCGTCGCCTCGTACCGGCGCAGCAGGAACAGCGCGGGTCCGCTCGCGCCGCGCAGCAGGCCGGCCCGTCGGCGGGGCGGTGCCGGGCGGGGCTCGGCGAGGCGGCGTACGAGGAGGTCCGCGGCCTCGGCCGCGTGCGCGCGCAGCCCGGACTCGCCGGTGGTGCGCGCCAGTTCGTCGAGGACCAGGCCCAGCCCGGCCAGTCCGCCCCGCAGGTCGGACGACAGTTTGTGCCACTTCTCGGAGAGGATCCGCTCGACCAGGTCCAGGGCCCGCCGGCGGTGGCCGAGCCGGTCCAGGGTGAACGCGACCCCCGCGAGACCGTCGTACAGACCGAGCGGGGTGCCGACCGGCACCGGGTCGGTGTGATCCAGCAGCCAGCGCTCACCCTCCTCGTAGCGCTCGGCGCCGACCTCCGCGAGCGCGTACAGGACGCCCGCCGCGCCGTGCGCGAGGCCGAGACCGCCGCCGTCGGAGAACTGGGCGACGTCCCCGGGGAAGATCCGGTCGTCGCGCTCCGGAGTGGCGGAGGCCAGGATCGCCTTCACCATCGAGTCACGGCTGTACGGCCAGTCCCCGGGCCCGGCGAGGGACCAGCCGCCCGCCGGGGCGCCCCGGCCCCGTGTTTCCCCGACGCCGCCGCTGCCACGGGTGATCTCCGCGACCGCCTCGTCCAGGAACCCGCGCGGCACGTCCGGGAACTGCTCCGCGATCACCGCCGCGAGATGCGCGGCCTTCTCCCGCTCCACCACGAACAGCGAGGTGACCGGCAGGAACAGCGCCAGCCGCAGACACGCGAGGGCATAGCGGTCGACGGCCGCGCCGGTGCGGTCCGGGGGCGCGAGGAAGCCGGGGTGGGCGACGGTCTGGCGGCCGTTCTCCTCGACGGGCGCCGCCGCCTCGAAGTCGAGGAGGGACACCGAGTGGTCGTCCGGCGCGACCATGATGTTGAAGACATGCAGGTCGTTGAAGACGATCCCGCGCGCGTGCACCGCCGCGACCGCCTCCTCGACGGCCCGGTGGACGCGTAACGCCCAGGCCGTGTACGCGGCGACCGCGCCCGGCTCGGGGTCGGCGGCCAGCAGGGGGTGCCGTTCGGCGACGTACGCGTTGAGCGGGCGGCCCTCGACGAAGTCCATGACGAGGAAGCGGTGGTCGCCGAGCGTGAACCAGTCGCGCACCCCGGGCACCACGCCGAGCCCGGCCAGCCGCTCCAGCGCGTCCCTCTCCCGCTCCAGCCGGGTGACCGCGTCGGCCCCGTCGGCGGCCAGCCCGGCGTGCGGGCGCCCCTCCTTCAGGACCACCCGGCGGCCGTCCCGGGTGTCGGTGCCGACGTACACGCCGCCGCCGTTGGAGAAGTGCAGCGCCTTCTCGATGCGGTACGGCAGCTCGCCGACCGTGGTCGTGTTGCGTGCCGCGAGCTGCGGTTCCAGGAACGCGGGCAGGTTCACCCAGTCGGGCACATGGAAGGTCGGCTTCCGCTGGTCCGGGACCAGGGTGCCCCCGCCGTCGCGGACGGCCGGGACGAGCGTGCCGCGCTCGTCGACGACGAAGGAGCGGGCGAAGGCGCCGTAGCGGACGTACAGCGGTCCCTCGTTCCAGCGCAGGTCGGTGAGGATGTACGGCCCGTCCAGGCCGTCCAGGAGCGCGCCCAGCTCGCGCAGGACGAGATGCAGCTGCTCCTCGTCTGCCGGGTAGACGGTCACGAACTTGCCGCTGGTGTCGCGGGCCGCGTACTTGGCGTTGCGCAGATGCAGCAGCTGCGGACCCGGCACGAACTTGAACGGGATCGCCCGGGGCACGCAGTAGTCCCACACGATCGCCGCGATCCGGTCCGCGTTCGCCCGGGTGGCGGAGGCGTGCACCTTCCATCCCTGGGTGGGCCCGGGACGGGGCCGCCCGCCGTCGTCGACCGGGGTCAGCGTCAGCCAGTCCCCGATCCGGGCGGCCCGCCAGCCCTCGGGCACCGCCCGCAGGGCCGTCCCGTAGCCGGGCGCCGCGGTGCCGGCTCCCGCACCGGCGGAGAGCCGGTCGGGTGTCTCGTAGAAGTGCCTGTCGGCGAGCGCGTACGCCTCGTACCGCTTGTCCATGCGCGTCCCCCGGGTCGTGTGCCGTCGATGCCGTCGCCCCCTGGGCCGGGTGACGACGAGCCTTCCAGCCCGCCGGAGCGCCGGACAGTCACGGCTGTCACCAGAAACCCGTCACGCCTGTCACGCGCTCACCGTGCGGAACGCATGGGTAAAGATCTGTTCGGATCCGTTCGGCCTCTTTCGGGCCCGGACGGGCGGACGGAACGGGTCCCCGGCCTCGCCGAACGGTCCCAGGGGCTGCGCGACCGTGCCGGAAGCGCTGTAATTGCGGACGTGGTCAGTGAGGGCGCAGCGGAACGCGGAACGAGGACGCTGCGTGCCGAACTCGCGCTCAAGACGCTTGCCGGCGATCTCGATCCGCAGGAGCGGCTGCACGCCATCCTCGAACAGGTGCTCGTGTTCACGAGCGCTACGGTCGCCGTCCTGTACATCCCGGACGGCGAGGGCGACGCGCTGTCCCTGGCCGGCTCGGCGGGCGTCCCGAGGAGCCTCTACGGGCTCCGCGACAGCTACCCGGCCTCCGGACCCGCCCCGGTGGCCGAGACCTGCCGCTCGGGCCGCCCCCGCTGGTTCGCCTCCGGCGACCTGCCCCGGGACGCGGGGCCCGCACCGGACCCCGGCCCGCCCCGAGCCATGGACGGTCCGCGAGGTACGGACGGTCCGCGGGGCATGGACGGTCCGCGGGGCATGGACGGTCCCGAGGGCGCGGACGCCCCCCGCGCCCCCGTCGAGGAGTTCTCGCTGGGCGTGCTGCCGCTGCGCGAGCGCGGGTGCCTCGTCGCCGTCGGTGACGGCCCGGACGCCTTCGACGCCGAGGACCGGCGGTGCCTCGACCTCCTCGCCGAGGCGGTCACCAGCGCCGCCCCCGCCCCGCCCGCCGGACCCGGCGCCTCCTTCGACCTGGCCATGGACACCGGGCGGGTCGAGGTCGACGACAAACTGCTGGAGCTGTTCGGCATGGGCCCCGACGACTTCGACGGCCGGGTCGAGACCCTGATCGCGCTGACCGTGCCCGAGGACCTCCCCGCGCTGATGTCCGTCGTCGAGGCGGACCACATGTCCATCGGCGACCGGGAGCTGGAGTTCCGCATCCTGCAGCCCTCCGGCGAGCAGCGCTGGCTCCGGCTGCGGGGCCGGATGCTGCCCGGCGGCGAGGACCGGGCCACCCGGCTCGTCGGTACCGTCGCCGACGCCTCCACCCTGCGCACCGGCCGCGGCGACGTGGCCCGGATCCAGCGCCTCGCCGCCGCCCTGGCCACCGCCGGCACCGTCCGTGACGTCAGCCAGGCCGTGGTGACCGCCCTGCGCAAGCCGCTCCAGGCCGACCGGATCGCCCTCGCCGAACTGGAGGGGGACCGCCTGGTCGTCACCGTCCTCGACCCCCCGCAGCCGGAGGTCTGGCCCGAGGTGTGGCGCTCGGAGTGGCGCGGCGAGTGGCCGGACGCGCCGGTGCGCACCATGCCGACCCTCGCCACCGCCCTGCGTGAGGGGCGCGCCGGGATCTGGCCCGCCGGAGCCGATCTGGAACCGGCCCTCTCCGACGTCGGCCCCGGCGGCCTCGCCGTGCTCCCGCTGCCCGCCGGCGGCCGGATGGCCGGGGCCTGTCTGATCGGCTGGGACAACCCCCACGACTTCGGCCCCGAGGAGCGCGCGCTGCTCACC
The sequence above is drawn from the Streptomyces griseiscabiei genome and encodes:
- a CDS encoding ABC transporter ATP-binding protein; translated protein: MTTPLLRSAVRYSGLRCTALALVSVAATAADLSLPVALGRALDLLLAGDPDGSRWVLWCTALILVAAVLDAVETVLGGTTDARATAWLRHRLVGHVLAVGPRAVGRFGPGDLVARLVGNAAQAGTAPATAAALLAALVGPLGAVVALGLIDPRLMAAFLIGAPLLALVLRALAQDSSVCVTRYQRAQGRIAGGLAEAVAGHRTIAAAGTADRTVTRVLGPLPELSREGHRMWHVQGRAAARAATVAPLAQLAVVATAGVLLTRARLSPGDLLAASRYAVLAAGVGVLVGHVSALIRARAGAARLGDVLAEPPMPHGGRLLPSAGPEPPEPRAPSRPVSRQGRLELRSVTVRRGGRAVLDGVDLVVPGGATVAVVGRSGAGKSLLAAVAGRLVDPDEGEVRLDGVPLPELDRRELRRAIVHAFERPALLGGSVEDTIAFGVPRPSPARVREAARAAHADAFVRRLPDGYATPCADAPLSGGEAQRLGLARAFARDCRLLVLDDALSSLDTVTERRVTDALLSSPTGATRLLVAHRATTAARADTVAWLDGGRVRAVGPHAELWRIAGYRELFGAGGGPQR
- a CDS encoding SapB/AmfS family lanthipeptide, translating into MALLDLQTMEADETTGTGGPSSLSVLSCVSAASITLCL
- the lanKC gene encoding class III lanthionine synthetase LanKC, which produces MDKRYEAYALADRHFYETPDRLSAGAGAGTAAPGYGTALRAVPEGWRAARIGDWLTLTPVDDGGRPRPGPTQGWKVHASATRANADRIAAIVWDYCVPRAIPFKFVPGPQLLHLRNAKYAARDTSGKFVTVYPADEEQLHLVLRELGALLDGLDGPYILTDLRWNEGPLYVRYGAFARSFVVDERGTLVPAVRDGGGTLVPDQRKPTFHVPDWVNLPAFLEPQLAARNTTTVGELPYRIEKALHFSNGGGVYVGTDTRDGRRVVLKEGRPHAGLAADGADAVTRLERERDALERLAGLGVVPGVRDWFTLGDHRFLVMDFVEGRPLNAYVAERHPLLAADPEPGAVAAYTAWALRVHRAVEEAVAAVHARGIVFNDLHVFNIMVAPDDHSVSLLDFEAAAPVEENGRQTVAHPGFLAPPDRTGAAVDRYALACLRLALFLPVTSLFVVEREKAAHLAAVIAEQFPDVPRGFLDEAVAEITRGSGGVGETRGRGAPAGGWSLAGPGDWPYSRDSMVKAILASATPERDDRIFPGDVAQFSDGGGLGLAHGAAGVLYALAEVGAERYEEGERWLLDHTDPVPVGTPLGLYDGLAGVAFTLDRLGHRRRALDLVERILSEKWHKLSSDLRGGLAGLGLVLDELARTTGESGLRAHAAEAADLLVRRLAEPRPAPPRRRAGLLRGASGPALFLLRRYEATGEPALLDAAHAALRLDLECLVDQRNGGLAVDEGWRTMPYLGDGSVGVGMVLDDLLAATADATGTAPHGYADVRAGVLTAAAYRFYAQPGLFEGRAGMILHLARTGAPRERLTRQIAALGWHAMPYQGQLAFPGSHLMRLSMDLGTGTAGCLLALGAAHAADDGAPAQLPFLPPPRRRPL
- a CDS encoding SpoIIE family protein phosphatase; the protein is MVSEGAAERGTRTLRAELALKTLAGDLDPQERLHAILEQVLVFTSATVAVLYIPDGEGDALSLAGSAGVPRSLYGLRDSYPASGPAPVAETCRSGRPRWFASGDLPRDAGPAPDPGPPRAMDGPRGTDGPRGMDGPRGMDGPEGADAPRAPVEEFSLGVLPLRERGCLVAVGDGPDAFDAEDRRCLDLLAEAVTSAAPAPPAGPGASFDLAMDTGRVEVDDKLLELFGMGPDDFDGRVETLIALTVPEDLPALMSVVEADHMSIGDRELEFRILQPSGEQRWLRLRGRMLPGGEDRATRLVGTVADASTLRTGRGDVARIQRLAAALATAGTVRDVSQAVVTALRKPLQADRIALAELEGDRLVVTVLDPPQPEVWPEVWRSEWRGEWPDAPVRTMPTLATALREGRAGIWPAGADLEPALSDVGPGGLAVLPLPAGGRMAGACLIGWDNPHDFGPEERALLTAASGLAGQALMRAHAFDAEHELVGMLQRTLLPRRLPQLPGAVAVARYLPTTAGLEVGGDWYDVIPLPDNHVALVIGDVQGHNAGAATLMGQMRTALRAYAVEGHPPDVVVSHANRLLMDMETDLFATCCYVDIDMEEGSAWYVRAGHIPPVLRHPDGTTEISEAEGGPPLGVVMRADFPMSPLRLTPGTLLALTTDGLVESADVDVEDGLDHLATELSGADPAHLGVVADTLLGGANRDDDVALLLVRYDGMALRPQRENWSVWRVPQAVGQARRYTRRVLRRWGVEATADTVLLVVSELVTNALVHTDGRVRLDLTLLADRLRVAVADASPRTPMKPTVIGWEATGGRGILLVEAMSSAWGTVPVSGGKQVWAEIPIE